The Vibrio astriarenae genome contains a region encoding:
- a CDS encoding transketolase family protein yields MLTVTKSNTPTRLAFAERMVEYGELNTDFAVFEADIGYSTNSYLFNNKYPDRYFQMGIAEFGMMASASGMAANGRPVVVAGYGVFLTMRALESVRSFICYPNLNVKLMSSHGGTTAAIDGVTHQASEDMALMSTLPNMHVFAPCDSASSRALFDVTMETQGPVYCRLMRDAYYELYDETAEFKCGGSNTLSKGADITLISYGDILFQALDAANELKAAGINVELIDAYSVKPLDWKTISASIKKTGRVIVAEGHQKRNGMAYDIATRMAKEQIHAQFDHLGLDDTFAESGAYPLLLDKYGLSSKHIIDCASAMLVLAEPTV; encoded by the coding sequence ATGCTTACAGTCACTAAATCCAATACACCGACACGTCTTGCCTTCGCCGAGCGAATGGTTGAGTACGGCGAACTAAACACTGATTTTGCGGTCTTTGAAGCTGACATTGGTTATTCCACCAACTCTTATCTCTTCAACAACAAATACCCTGACCGCTATTTTCAAATGGGCATCGCCGAGTTTGGCATGATGGCTTCAGCGTCAGGTATGGCAGCAAATGGTCGACCTGTTGTAGTAGCAGGTTACGGCGTGTTCCTGACTATGCGAGCACTAGAGAGCGTACGAAGCTTCATTTGCTATCCGAACCTCAACGTTAAATTAATGTCATCTCACGGCGGCACAACAGCCGCTATTGATGGTGTCACGCACCAAGCCTCTGAAGATATGGCGTTAATGTCAACGCTACCGAATATGCATGTTTTTGCCCCATGTGATAGTGCGTCTAGCCGAGCCCTGTTCGATGTCACTATGGAAACGCAAGGCCCAGTATACTGCCGCCTAATGCGCGATGCCTACTATGAGCTCTACGATGAAACCGCAGAGTTTAAGTGTGGCGGCAGCAATACCTTATCGAAAGGGGCTGATATCACCCTTATTTCCTATGGTGACATCCTATTCCAAGCGCTTGACGCGGCCAACGAACTCAAAGCGGCTGGAATCAACGTAGAGCTTATCGATGCCTACAGTGTCAAGCCATTGGACTGGAAAACCATCAGTGCTTCTATCAAAAAAACAGGTCGCGTCATTGTCGCTGAGGGTCATCAAAAACGTAACGGTATGGCTTATGACATCGCTACTCGGATGGCAAAAGAGCAGATTCACGCACAGTTCGATCACCTAGGGCTAGACGACACCTTCGCTGAATCCGGAGCATATCCACTGCTTCTAGACAAGTATGGGTTGTCTTCCAAACACATCATCGACTGCGCCAGTGCCATGTTGGTGTTGGCCGAACCTACCGTTTAG
- a CDS encoding Nif3-like dinuclear metal center hexameric protein, protein MNILALEKLLNEKLSPQLIKDYAPNGLQVEGKSNVKRIVTGVTASQALIDKAAELNADALLVHHGYFWKGEPEPIRGMKGKRIRTLIKNDINLLGYHLPLDIHPELGNNAELARLLNIVVEGGLEGHPQSVALFGRLSEPMTGKAFAQRVHQVLNREPLHISPDNADKLIETVGWCTGGGQDYIELAAQHGLDAFISGEISERTTYSAREQDIHYFAAGHHATERYGIKALGEWLAREHGFDVEFIDIDNPV, encoded by the coding sequence ATGAACATTCTCGCGCTGGAAAAACTACTGAATGAAAAGTTATCACCACAGCTTATTAAAGATTATGCGCCAAATGGTCTTCAGGTTGAGGGTAAATCGAACGTTAAACGAATCGTCACGGGGGTAACAGCCTCGCAAGCGCTGATTGATAAAGCCGCTGAATTAAATGCAGACGCACTGCTTGTTCATCATGGTTATTTCTGGAAAGGTGAACCAGAGCCGATCAGAGGAATGAAAGGTAAACGTATTCGCACGTTAATCAAGAATGATATTAACTTACTAGGTTATCATTTGCCTCTAGATATTCACCCTGAACTGGGTAACAACGCTGAGTTAGCCAGATTACTCAATATTGTTGTAGAGGGTGGTTTAGAAGGTCATCCTCAGTCAGTGGCGTTGTTTGGTCGCCTATCAGAGCCGATGACTGGCAAGGCATTTGCACAAAGAGTTCATCAGGTGCTGAATCGTGAACCCCTGCACATCTCACCAGACAATGCAGATAAGCTTATCGAAACGGTAGGTTGGTGTACTGGTGGCGGGCAGGATTATATTGAGCTAGCGGCACAACACGGGCTGGACGCCTTTATCTCAGGTGAGATCTCAGAGCGCACAACCTATTCTGCGCGCGAGCAAGATATCCACTATTTTGCAGCTGGTCACCACGCTACCGAGCGTTATGGCATCAAAGCTCTCGGTGAGTGGTTGGCGCGAGAGCACGGTTTTGATGTTGAGTTTATCGATATAGACAATCCGGTATAG
- a CDS encoding dihydroxyacetone kinase subunit DhaK — MRKPKKLINDKNVVAREQFEGFVAAMQIDLEPISQFTCAIRKAPLNGKVAVFTGGGAGHEPMYGGYVGEGLADAVAIGDVFAAPTPDAIFETAMALNAENGVVFIYGNYAGDNMNFDIAAELLEDEGVRTHTVRVNDDVISAPMDNQKERRGIAGALFVLKIAGAAAARGDSFEQVVAAAEYALKRTSSIGVALGPCAIPRNDEFNFQIADDEIEVGMGLHGEPGVGKSPLSSADDVVLDVMSKLEHEAGLQAGDEVAVLVNNLGASTQMELLIANRTVHRFLNEKRVTVVDNLIGGYCTSLEMSGWSISLLKLDDQLKSLYQAPCQSFALRK, encoded by the coding sequence ATGAGAAAACCAAAGAAATTGATTAACGACAAAAACGTTGTTGCGCGTGAGCAATTCGAAGGCTTTGTGGCGGCGATGCAAATTGACCTGGAGCCTATCTCACAGTTTACCTGCGCAATCCGTAAGGCACCACTCAATGGCAAGGTTGCCGTGTTTACAGGAGGCGGTGCTGGTCACGAGCCTATGTATGGTGGCTATGTTGGTGAGGGTCTAGCGGATGCGGTTGCCATTGGTGATGTATTTGCGGCACCGACACCTGATGCCATTTTCGAAACCGCTATGGCGCTCAATGCCGAAAATGGTGTGGTGTTTATTTACGGCAACTATGCCGGTGACAACATGAACTTCGATATAGCTGCTGAACTGTTGGAAGACGAGGGTGTTAGAACTCATACAGTCAGGGTCAATGATGACGTTATTTCAGCACCAATGGACAACCAAAAGGAGCGTCGAGGCATAGCCGGGGCGTTATTTGTTCTCAAAATAGCCGGTGCCGCAGCGGCACGAGGAGACAGTTTTGAACAAGTCGTTGCTGCTGCCGAGTATGCACTAAAACGAACCAGCTCTATTGGTGTTGCTCTCGGTCCATGTGCGATTCCAAGGAATGACGAGTTTAATTTCCAGATCGCCGACGATGAGATTGAGGTTGGAATGGGCCTGCATGGTGAGCCGGGAGTGGGTAAATCGCCGCTCTCTAGCGCAGATGATGTGGTATTGGACGTGATGTCCAAACTTGAGCATGAGGCTGGCCTTCAAGCAGGTGATGAGGTCGCTGTGTTAGTCAATAACCTTGGAGCTTCGACTCAAATGGAACTGCTTATCGCCAACCGAACTGTTCATCGATTCCTAAATGAAAAAAGGGTGACCGTGGTTGATAACCTGATTGGTGGATATTGCACGTCGCTGGAAATGTCGGGTTGGTCTATCTCACTTCTTAAACTCGATGATCAACTGAAGTCACTCTATCAAGCCCCTTGTCAATCGTTCGCGTTGAGGAAATAA
- a CDS encoding transketolase, whose protein sequence is MSKISVDELYKIANDVRIDILDMVYQAQSGHIGGSFSAAEIVTTLYFSEMNNLDPTNPKQSNRDRFVLSKGHACPVWYACLSRLGYFNKSHLQTLRQINSILQGHPDMKSTPGIDITTGSLGHGCAAATGMALEGQLAKDGRRVYSLLGDGELNEGVVWETAMAAAKYKLDNLVFFVDKNNLQMDGTSDQIMPLLSIEDKFASFGWNVMTIDGHSIEQILSALNEAREYKGKPTCIVANTVKGKGVNFMEDVRNWHGKAPSDDEFRAARAELIA, encoded by the coding sequence ATGTCCAAAATAAGTGTAGACGAGCTATACAAAATAGCGAATGACGTCAGGATTGATATTCTCGATATGGTTTATCAAGCCCAATCTGGTCACATTGGTGGTTCGTTCTCGGCTGCTGAAATTGTCACGACGCTCTATTTTTCTGAAATGAACAATCTCGACCCCACTAATCCAAAGCAGAGCAATCGCGACCGTTTCGTTCTCTCCAAAGGTCACGCATGTCCAGTGTGGTATGCCTGCCTGTCGCGTCTTGGCTATTTCAATAAGTCACACCTTCAGACACTAAGGCAGATTAATAGCATTTTGCAGGGACACCCTGACATGAAGAGCACTCCAGGGATCGACATTACCACAGGTTCACTAGGCCACGGCTGTGCCGCCGCTACCGGTATGGCATTGGAAGGCCAACTTGCAAAAGACGGGCGCCGTGTTTACTCCCTTCTCGGTGATGGTGAGTTAAATGAGGGGGTCGTTTGGGAAACCGCGATGGCAGCAGCTAAGTACAAGCTCGACAATCTGGTTTTCTTTGTCGACAAAAACAATCTACAGATGGATGGCACTAGCGACCAAATCATGCCGCTTCTCAGCATTGAGGATAAGTTTGCTTCTTTTGGATGGAATGTGATGACGATCGACGGTCACAGCATCGAACAGATTTTGAGTGCGCTTAATGAAGCGCGCGAATATAAAGGCAAACCTACCTGTATCGTCGCCAACACCGTCAAGGGTAAAGGCGTTAACTTCATGGAAGACGTTCGCAATTGGCACGGTAAAGCGCCAAGCGATGACGAGTTCCGAGCTGCTCGAGCTGAGTTGATCGCTTAA
- a CDS encoding sugar phosphate isomerase/epimerase family protein translates to MLENYSVSTVAYAGHSFEDAIKSLARIGVRNVEVALIQGAIHELDESMINSDYAIQIRSVLSWHNMKCTSIAAHCEMTGENCADLLLRRVELCIALSCSRLILYAPREVSWSKFFSEARRAFELARTSGIKILIENVGDRKSYLLNDARDFTQFLSDVDTSVVGINFDPGNFLSHRPELDVLEHSIASLSVAEHLHLKDLTLKEGVWQCCDIGYGQGNYRRLLVHAFTNKCMPFFSLEQPLMLERDLYGRTRLKSQKQLMSIADIESRLKRSIQTINECYELSSVQS, encoded by the coding sequence ATGCTTGAAAACTATTCAGTAAGCACAGTTGCTTATGCTGGGCATAGTTTTGAAGATGCAATCAAGTCATTGGCACGGATAGGCGTGAGAAATGTCGAAGTCGCTCTAATTCAAGGTGCGATACATGAGTTAGATGAGTCAATGATTAATTCAGATTATGCGATTCAGATTCGTTCAGTTCTTAGTTGGCACAACATGAAATGTACTTCAATCGCTGCTCATTGCGAGATGACAGGCGAGAACTGCGCCGATCTCTTGTTAAGACGTGTCGAACTGTGTATCGCATTGTCTTGCTCTAGGCTAATTTTGTATGCTCCAAGAGAGGTGAGCTGGTCGAAGTTTTTCAGTGAGGCGAGACGAGCATTTGAGTTGGCTCGAACGTCAGGGATTAAGATACTGATTGAAAATGTGGGGGATAGAAAAAGCTATTTACTCAATGATGCGCGTGACTTTACTCAGTTTCTTAGCGATGTAGACACATCTGTGGTGGGTATTAATTTTGACCCAGGTAACTTTCTATCACATCGCCCCGAATTAGACGTTTTGGAGCACTCAATAGCGAGTTTGTCCGTTGCAGAGCATCTTCATTTAAAAGATCTTACCCTTAAAGAAGGGGTTTGGCAGTGCTGTGATATTGGCTATGGGCAGGGAAACTATCGTCGGTTACTTGTTCATGCGTTCACGAACAAGTGTATGCCTTTTTTTAGTCTGGAGCAGCCTTTGATGCTGGAGCGAGACCTTTACGGCAGAACGCGATTGAAATCTCAAAAGCAGTTAATGAGTATCGCTGACATTGAGAGTCGGCTAAAACGCTCCATTCAAACAATCAATGAGTGCTACGAACTGTCATCAGTGCAGAGCTAG
- the dhaL gene encoding dihydroxyacetone kinase subunit DhaL has product MNQNETKQMLKYMSLNMVKSEPLLTRMDQAIGDGDHGLGIERGFQNVYDMIELDFEASNVGEVFTKVGTKLLTTMGGASGAIFGTLFRAGGKAVAGKSELTTSGIALFLAAGLEGICKRGGADEGAKTMIDALAPAARMAREVSHLPLVESMPLIVQAAKNGVEETKSMIATTGKAKTLGERSLGYPDPGAISMSLILQFMHESMLVGEPA; this is encoded by the coding sequence ATGAATCAAAATGAAACTAAACAGATGCTCAAGTATATGTCATTGAATATGGTAAAGAGTGAACCGTTACTAACTCGAATGGATCAGGCCATTGGCGATGGTGACCACGGTCTTGGTATCGAACGCGGTTTTCAAAATGTCTATGACATGATTGAACTCGATTTTGAAGCCAGCAATGTCGGCGAAGTATTTACCAAAGTTGGCACCAAACTTTTAACTACGATGGGAGGGGCTTCAGGAGCGATCTTTGGCACCCTGTTTAGAGCGGGTGGAAAAGCAGTAGCTGGAAAGTCAGAACTCACTACCTCAGGGATCGCACTATTTTTGGCTGCTGGACTTGAAGGTATTTGCAAGCGCGGTGGCGCGGATGAAGGTGCAAAAACGATGATTGATGCTTTAGCTCCGGCCGCACGAATGGCACGTGAAGTGTCACATTTACCGTTAGTAGAATCGATGCCACTGATTGTTCAAGCGGCAAAGAATGGGGTTGAAGAGACAAAATCAATGATTGCCACCACGGGTAAAGCCAAAACGTTAGGTGAACGTTCTCTGGGGTATCCAGATCCCGGGGCCATATCTATGTCACTGATCTTGCAATTTATGCATGAATCGATGCTAGTGGGAGAGCCAGCATGA
- a CDS encoding RpiB/LacA/LacB family sugar-phosphate isomerase — MSIAIGCDDAAVNLKYELCNHLDKLGYKYIDYSEAPRGVSNLYADIAERVAKKVADNTHERGIIVCGTGIGVSIVANKVPGIRAALCHDVFSAVRARKSNGAQIITMGERVIGVELAKTILEAWLNAEEIDESSKPKVQRICEIEAEIHAD; from the coding sequence ATGAGTATTGCAATTGGCTGCGATGACGCGGCAGTGAATTTAAAATATGAGCTTTGTAATCATTTAGATAAGTTAGGTTATAAATACATCGATTATAGTGAGGCTCCAAGAGGTGTGTCTAACTTATACGCAGATATCGCTGAACGTGTCGCTAAAAAAGTGGCCGATAATACTCATGAGCGCGGAATTATTGTTTGTGGTACCGGTATCGGTGTGTCTATTGTCGCTAACAAGGTGCCGGGTATACGTGCTGCATTATGTCATGACGTTTTTTCTGCAGTGAGAGCAAGAAAGAGTAACGGTGCGCAGATCATCACGATGGGGGAGCGAGTGATTGGCGTCGAGCTTGCTAAAACCATCTTGGAGGCATGGCTAAATGCTGAAGAAATTGATGAATCCTCCAAGCCCAAAGTGCAAAGAATCTGCGAAATCGAAGCAGAAATTCACGCGGACTAG
- the sdhD gene encoding succinate dehydrogenase, hydrophobic membrane anchor protein, whose protein sequence is MVKHVSSFGRNGVHDFLLIRASAIIMTLYTIYIVAFFMFSGDISYLEWTQFFGGTFTKVFTMLALVSVLIHAWIGLWQVLTDYIKCAKLRGGLQLGVIAVLFGYLFSGLFILWGV, encoded by the coding sequence ATGGTAAAACATGTTTCTTCATTCGGTCGTAATGGTGTCCACGATTTCTTATTGATTCGTGCCTCCGCCATTATTATGACCTTGTACACCATTTATATCGTCGCCTTCTTCATGTTCTCTGGCGATATCTCCTATTTGGAGTGGACCCAATTCTTCGGTGGAACCTTCACCAAAGTATTCACTATGTTGGCGCTAGTCTCTGTCCTTATTCACGCGTGGATTGGGTTATGGCAAGTTCTAACGGATTACATCAAATGCGCAAAATTGCGTGGTGGCCTACAGCTGGGAGTGATTGCTGTGCTTTTCGGTTACCTGTTTTCTGGTCTGTTTATTTTGTGGGGTGTATAA
- a CDS encoding triose-phosphate isomerase — MKKIWLGSSWKMNKTQSDVVRYCEFIKPYLSAVDVELQTFLVPPFPYVKQVGSSLAETGCLTGVQNVGFESAGPFTGEISVGMAKDIGATLVEIGHSERREWFGETDATVNKKVKLSLLEGLKPLICVGDTIDEKRWGVTAESISRQVKIALHTVSADLVSQVIIAYEPVWAIGERGLPATTEEAEHGLSAVRLALIELYGKTIAEKVPLLYGGSVNIHNAKMLLRQQNIDGLFVGRTAWHPEGLLRLIRLASEVIEEQAYA; from the coding sequence ATGAAAAAGATTTGGCTAGGCTCTAGTTGGAAAATGAATAAAACCCAGAGTGATGTGGTGAGATATTGTGAGTTTATAAAGCCTTATTTATCGGCCGTTGACGTCGAACTACAGACATTTTTAGTCCCGCCATTTCCGTATGTAAAGCAGGTGGGTTCATCGCTTGCCGAAACAGGGTGCTTGACGGGTGTTCAAAATGTGGGCTTTGAAAGTGCAGGTCCTTTCACCGGAGAGATATCGGTAGGAATGGCAAAAGACATAGGAGCAACGCTAGTCGAAATTGGTCATTCAGAGCGGAGAGAATGGTTTGGAGAAACGGATGCGACGGTAAATAAAAAGGTTAAGCTTTCGCTATTGGAAGGTCTAAAACCTTTGATTTGCGTTGGAGATACGATAGACGAAAAGCGTTGGGGCGTAACCGCGGAATCAATATCCCGCCAAGTAAAAATAGCACTCCACACAGTATCAGCTGATCTGGTAAGCCAAGTCATCATTGCGTACGAGCCTGTTTGGGCAATTGGAGAGCGGGGGTTACCTGCGACAACAGAAGAGGCTGAACATGGGTTATCGGCAGTTCGTCTTGCTCTTATTGAGCTCTATGGCAAAACAATCGCTGAAAAGGTACCACTGCTGTATGGAGGAAGTGTCAATATTCACAACGCTAAGATGTTACTGCGGCAGCAGAATATCGACGGATTGTTTGTGGGTAGAACAGCATGGCACCCAGAGGGGCTCTTACGATTAATTCGACTGGCTAGCGAAGTGATTGAGGAGCAAGCGTATGCTTGA
- a CDS encoding citrate synthase, with product MADKNAILHIEGKAPIELPIMDGSIGPQVVDVRKLGASGYFTFDPGFLATASCESQITYIDGGKGVLLHRGFPIDQLANNADYLEVCYILLYGEAPTREQYEQFKVTVTRHTMVHEQIASFFHGFRRDAHPMAVMCGVVGALAAFYHDSLDINNDEHREIAAYRLLSKMPTLAAMCYKYSIGQPFIYPRNDLTYAENFLHMMFANPCEEYEVNPVVARAMDKIFTLHADHEQNASTSTVRLAGSSGANPFACIAAGIASLWGPAHGGANEACLRMLEEIGSVDKIPEYVERAKDKDDPFRLMGFGHRVYKNYDPRATVMREACHEVLSELNIKDPLLDVAMELERIALSDEYFVEKKLYPNVDFYSGIILKAIGIPVSMFTVIFAMSRTIGWIAHWNEMHSDPGNRIGRPRQLYTGQEQRNFRPIHERE from the coding sequence ATGGCGGATAAGAATGCGATCCTTCACATTGAAGGAAAAGCGCCAATCGAGCTGCCGATTATGGACGGATCAATTGGTCCCCAAGTAGTCGACGTTCGTAAACTAGGAGCAAGTGGTTACTTCACTTTCGACCCTGGTTTTCTTGCTACTGCATCTTGTGAATCCCAAATAACTTATATTGATGGGGGAAAAGGCGTGCTATTGCACCGTGGCTTCCCTATCGATCAGTTAGCCAATAACGCTGATTATTTAGAAGTTTGTTACATCCTTCTTTACGGCGAAGCCCCTACCCGAGAGCAATACGAACAATTCAAAGTGACAGTCACTCGTCACACAATGGTCCATGAGCAGATCGCAAGCTTCTTCCACGGCTTCCGTAGAGATGCGCACCCAATGGCTGTTATGTGTGGTGTTGTTGGTGCTCTAGCAGCGTTTTACCATGACTCACTTGATATCAATAACGATGAACACCGTGAAATTGCCGCTTATCGTCTACTTTCTAAAATGCCGACGTTGGCAGCAATGTGTTACAAGTACTCTATCGGCCAGCCGTTCATCTACCCTCGCAATGACTTAACCTATGCGGAAAACTTCTTACACATGATGTTTGCTAACCCATGTGAAGAGTATGAAGTTAATCCTGTTGTTGCGCGTGCGATGGATAAGATCTTTACGCTACACGCAGACCACGAGCAAAATGCATCAACATCGACAGTGCGTTTGGCAGGTTCGTCCGGTGCTAACCCATTCGCTTGTATTGCCGCAGGCATCGCATCCCTTTGGGGCCCTGCTCACGGTGGTGCAAACGAAGCCTGTCTACGTATGCTAGAAGAGATTGGCAGCGTTGATAAGATCCCAGAATACGTGGAACGTGCAAAAGACAAAGATGACCCATTCCGTCTGATGGGCTTTGGTCACCGTGTTTACAAAAACTATGATCCGCGCGCAACCGTTATGCGCGAAGCGTGCCACGAAGTGCTTAGCGAGCTAAACATTAAAGATCCACTTCTTGATGTTGCGATGGAGCTCGAACGTATTGCGCTTTCAGATGAATACTTTGTTGAGAAGAAACTCTACCCGAACGTAGATTTCTACTCCGGTATCATCCTCAAAGCGATCGGTATCCCTGTGTCTATGTTCACGGTTATCTTCGCTATGTCGCGCACCATCGGTTGGATTGCTCACTGGAACGAGATGCACAGTGATCCTGGTAACCGTATTGGCCGCCCTCGCCAGCTTTATACTGGTCAAGAGCAACGTAATTTCCGCCCGATCCATGAGCGTGAATAA
- the sdhC gene encoding succinate dehydrogenase cytochrome b556 subunit: protein MSKPVKERKSRPVNLDLQTIRFPITAIASILHRVSGVITFVAVGILLWLLSTSLQSPVGFMQATDIVNGFFVKLILWGILTALAYHIVGGIRHLIMDFGYFEELESGAMTAKVSFVVTGVLALLAGVLVW from the coding sequence GTGAGCAAGCCCGTGAAAGAAAGAAAGTCAAGACCAGTTAATTTAGACTTGCAGACTATACGCTTTCCTATCACTGCAATCGCGTCAATCCTACACCGAGTGTCAGGAGTGATTACGTTTGTCGCGGTAGGGATACTGCTATGGTTGCTATCCACATCATTACAATCTCCAGTCGGTTTCATGCAAGCCACCGATATCGTCAATGGTTTCTTTGTCAAATTGATCCTTTGGGGCATTTTGACCGCTTTGGCCTACCACATCGTAGGTGGTATTCGCCATTTGATTATGGATTTCGGTTATTTTGAGGAGCTAGAGTCAGGCGCAATGACGGCGAAAGTGTCATTTGTTGTTACTGGTGTGCTAGCACTCCTTGCAGGAGTATTGGTATGGTAA
- a CDS encoding DUF1853 family protein, which yields MDKLQRFCDWVHSAPSLFEEVPPFTSLRHLSSKAHLQTSYSGNPRLGFIYQYLCTKQLEASKQYVVEIEELQLNDEQGKTLGAIDLVLLNTRTHQHEHWEVAVKFYLLHQGTWYGPNAHDQLDKKLSRMLNHQLKMCRSSPFLQKYPRLAQVSEHLLLQGRLYINPFNGEPIPDNCLGYKLNQSQISGYWCYESQRHRVTEELFTLEKVEWAAGTSSYSSIFEHLHGNFAHTQTKTGQFWFIVKDGWPL from the coding sequence ATGGATAAGCTACAACGCTTCTGTGATTGGGTGCATTCAGCACCTTCACTGTTTGAGGAGGTTCCCCCATTCACATCACTGAGGCACCTGAGTTCAAAAGCCCATTTACAAACGTCTTATAGTGGTAACCCGAGGCTAGGATTCATTTACCAGTACCTGTGCACCAAGCAATTGGAAGCCTCCAAACAATATGTTGTTGAGATCGAGGAACTTCAGCTCAATGATGAGCAAGGAAAAACGCTGGGAGCCATTGACCTTGTTTTGCTAAATACCCGTACCCATCAGCATGAACACTGGGAAGTTGCTGTAAAGTTCTACCTGCTACATCAGGGCACTTGGTATGGACCCAATGCCCATGATCAGTTGGATAAAAAGCTGAGCCGCATGCTCAACCACCAGCTCAAAATGTGTCGCTCCTCTCCCTTTTTACAAAAATACCCTCGCCTAGCACAAGTTTCTGAACATCTGCTGTTGCAAGGTCGACTCTACATCAACCCATTTAACGGGGAGCCTATACCGGACAACTGTTTAGGATATAAACTAAACCAAAGTCAAATTAGTGGTTATTGGTGCTATGAGAGCCAACGTCATCGAGTAACCGAAGAGCTTTTTACTCTTGAAAAAGTCGAATGGGCTGCAGGTACATCGAGTTATTCCAGCATATTCGAGCACCTTCACGGTAATTTTGCACATACACAAACGAAAACTGGGCAATTTTGGTTTATCGTGAAAGACGGCTGGCCTTTGTAA
- a CDS encoding GntR family transcriptional regulator translates to MKLSEQAYNKLKCMILENKFRINQQLLVDEAVEICGFSRTPVREALLRLQQDGLIKLHPRHGLKICALSRRDVEELYELIAHLEVMALDICISKGLTEEQLNILRNYTAQMEQALDDNDIQKWAIHDFAFHDQIFQYTENSRLIETARKYNEQNKRCKDIVIKLRPLPWDSIIEHNKLIDTLQSGNIDEAREMHLTHWDQVSKQFIEFLENYHFLDK, encoded by the coding sequence ATGAAACTATCAGAGCAAGCTTACAACAAGCTTAAATGTATGATTTTAGAGAACAAATTCAGAATAAATCAGCAATTACTGGTTGATGAGGCGGTCGAAATCTGTGGCTTTAGCAGAACTCCTGTGAGAGAAGCTCTGCTAAGGCTACAACAAGATGGGCTGATAAAACTCCACCCAAGGCACGGACTAAAGATATGTGCATTGTCAAGACGTGACGTAGAAGAGCTTTACGAGCTGATCGCTCATTTGGAAGTGATGGCACTCGATATTTGCATATCAAAGGGGCTAACCGAAGAGCAATTGAATATACTTCGTAACTACACAGCCCAAATGGAACAAGCACTTGATGATAACGACATTCAAAAATGGGCGATACATGACTTTGCGTTTCATGACCAGATTTTTCAATATACTGAAAACTCTCGACTTATAGAAACTGCCAGGAAATATAACGAACAAAATAAGCGCTGCAAAGATATTGTCATTAAACTTAGGCCCTTACCTTGGGATTCGATTATCGAACATAACAAATTAATTGACACTCTACAGTCTGGCAATATTGACGAAGCGAGAGAAATGCATTTAACACACTGGGATCAGGTATCTAAGCAATTTATTGAATTCTTAGAAAATTACCACTTCTTAGATAAGTAG